Proteins from a genomic interval of Desulfurobacterium sp. TC5-1:
- the argF gene encoding ornithine carbamoyltransferase, producing the protein MKDFISMLDITKEELAELLEATAVIKEKQKKGEVFQPLKGKTVALIFEKPSTRTRVSFEVGVFQLGGHGVYMDTKGSQLGRGEPLKDTARVLSRYVDGIVIRTFGQDRVVEIARYSKVPVINALTDEEHPCQVVADLFTIKEYLRELKGLKVAYLGDGNNMCNSWLIGAAMTGINFYAATPEGYEPLPFYIEKAKEIARSTGSEIVVTHNPLEAVKDADVVYTDVWASMGQEEEAEKRKRLFMPYQVNMKLLKHAKPDVLFMHCLPAHRDEEVTDEVIESCRSIVWDQAENRLHAQKALLTKLIK; encoded by the coding sequence ATGAAGGACTTTATCTCTATGCTTGACATTACTAAAGAGGAACTTGCAGAACTTCTTGAGGCTACGGCAGTTATAAAAGAGAAACAGAAGAAAGGAGAAGTTTTTCAACCGTTAAAGGGAAAAACGGTTGCTTTAATATTTGAGAAGCCTTCAACAAGGACCAGAGTTTCTTTTGAAGTTGGCGTTTTCCAGCTTGGAGGACACGGCGTTTACATGGATACGAAAGGTTCTCAGCTGGGTAGAGGAGAACCGCTTAAAGATACAGCAAGAGTCCTCTCAAGGTACGTTGACGGTATCGTTATCAGGACGTTTGGTCAGGACAGAGTCGTAGAGATAGCAAGGTATTCAAAGGTTCCTGTTATTAACGCCCTTACCGACGAGGAACATCCGTGTCAGGTGGTTGCCGACCTATTTACCATAAAAGAGTATTTAAGAGAGCTTAAAGGTCTAAAAGTTGCTTACCTTGGTGATGGTAACAACATGTGCAACTCCTGGCTTATTGGTGCTGCTATGACAGGAATAAACTTTTACGCTGCAACGCCTGAAGGTTATGAGCCACTGCCGTTTTACATTGAAAAGGCAAAAGAGATAGCCAGGAGCACCGGTTCGGAGATAGTTGTGACTCATAATCCTCTGGAAGCAGTTAAGGATGCTGATGTTGTCTATACCGACGTCTGGGCAAGCATGGGACAGGAAGAAGAGGCAGAAAAGAGGAAAAGATTATTTATGCCTTATCAGGTGAACATGAAGCTTTTGAAGCATGCAAAACCTGATGTTCTCTTTATGCATTGTCTTCCAGCCCACAGAGATGAGGAAGTTACAGATGAGGTTATAGAGAGTTGCCGTTCAATTGTCTGGGATCAGGCTGAAAACAGATTGCATGCCCAGAAGGCGCTTCTTACAAAGCTGATAAAGTGA
- a CDS encoding 3-dehydroquinate synthase II, which translates to MSKELIVRVKSPEDKTVVTTALESGVFALLLENGGSEKIKKLARVKTIAPDGDYRLGEDFIVVEIKNKQDEELAAKYLKQGKNVIVKTTDWTIIPIENLLAQGDNLYAWVRNAEEAKTAITILEKGTKGVVLDTEDINEIKKTGEVIRLAGESVNLKTATIKKITPIGMCDRVCIDTASLMERGEGALVGNSSAGMFLVHAETESNPYVAARPFRVNAGAVHMYVRLPGGKTKYLSEIKSGDEIMIYNYKGEGRVAYVGRAKVERRPMLLVEAETEDGKKVAGILQNAETIRLTTPEGNPISVVELKPGDKVLVYTEKPGRHFGMKVEETIIEK; encoded by the coding sequence ATGTCAAAAGAACTTATTGTAAGGGTTAAAAGCCCTGAAGATAAAACCGTTGTTACAACAGCCCTTGAGTCTGGTGTTTTTGCCCTGCTGCTTGAAAACGGTGGCAGTGAGAAGATAAAGAAACTTGCAAGGGTTAAAACAATTGCACCTGATGGAGATTACAGGTTAGGTGAGGATTTTATCGTTGTTGAGATAAAGAACAAGCAGGATGAGGAACTGGCGGCGAAGTATCTAAAGCAGGGAAAGAACGTTATTGTTAAAACAACCGACTGGACGATTATCCCTATAGAAAACCTTCTTGCCCAGGGTGACAACCTGTACGCGTGGGTGAGAAACGCAGAAGAAGCCAAAACTGCCATAACAATTCTTGAAAAAGGGACGAAGGGTGTTGTTCTTGACACCGAGGACATAAACGAGATTAAGAAGACCGGTGAAGTTATAAGGCTTGCCGGTGAGAGTGTTAACCTTAAAACGGCAACAATTAAAAAGATAACACCTATAGGAATGTGTGATAGGGTGTGCATAGATACGGCTTCTCTCATGGAAAGGGGAGAAGGAGCGTTAGTTGGCAACTCTTCTGCCGGTATGTTTCTTGTTCATGCCGAAACAGAGTCCAACCCTTACGTTGCAGCAAGACCCTTCAGGGTAAATGCAGGTGCTGTTCACATGTACGTCAGATTGCCCGGCGGAAAGACAAAGTACCTTTCAGAGATAAAGAGCGGCGACGAGATTATGATTTACAACTATAAAGGCGAAGGAAGAGTAGCTTACGTTGGAAGGGCTAAAGTTGAAAGAAGGCCTATGCTTTTAGTAGAGGCTGAAACAGAAGACGGCAAAAAGGTTGCTGGAATCCTTCAAAATGCTGAAACAATCAGACTTACAACGCCTGAAGGTAATCCAATATCCGTTGTTGAGTTAAAACCGGGAGATAAAGTTCTTGTTTATACTGAAAAGCCCGGAAGACATTTCGGAATGAAGGTTGAAGAGACAATCATAGAAAAATGA
- the rfaD gene encoding ADP-glyceromanno-heptose 6-epimerase, with product MRFLVTGGAGFIGSNLAFELKKRYPDAEVVILDNFSSGHFKNLIGFDGEIITGSITDDNVIEEIEKRNFDAIFHQAANVDTTDHRQKEMMETNCEAFKKILNAALKTKASVIYASSAAVYGNGDVPMKVHQPLFPENVYGFSKYAMDMFTCKFMKEHPQMHVVGLRYFNVYGPRETFKGKMASMILKLTVQIMKGKRPRLFKWGEQKRDFVYVMDCVEANIKAYESFKNGILNVGTGRARSFNEVVDVIKKTLGVDIETEYFDNPYDFYQNYTEADLTNTKEILGWTPQVQIEEGIPAYIDWIRENVNINKLDF from the coding sequence ATGAGATTTCTTGTTACCGGCGGTGCAGGATTTATAGGTTCAAACCTTGCCTTCGAACTTAAGAAACGGTATCCGGATGCGGAAGTTGTTATTCTTGACAACTTTTCTTCAGGTCATTTTAAAAATCTTATAGGTTTTGACGGCGAAATAATAACCGGTTCAATTACCGATGACAATGTTATTGAAGAGATAGAAAAGAGAAACTTTGATGCTATCTTTCATCAGGCGGCAAATGTTGACACGACAGACCACAGACAGAAAGAAATGATGGAAACAAACTGTGAGGCTTTTAAAAAGATTCTGAATGCCGCCTTGAAAACGAAAGCTTCCGTCATTTACGCTTCTTCTGCCGCCGTTTACGGAAATGGCGATGTTCCCATGAAGGTTCATCAACCTCTTTTCCCTGAAAATGTTTACGGTTTTTCAAAATATGCGATGGATATGTTTACCTGCAAGTTTATGAAAGAGCATCCGCAGATGCACGTTGTGGGTCTCAGATATTTCAATGTTTACGGTCCCCGTGAGACGTTCAAAGGGAAAATGGCAAGCATGATTTTAAAGTTAACCGTTCAGATAATGAAGGGGAAAAGACCGAGGCTTTTCAAATGGGGAGAGCAGAAGAGAGACTTTGTCTATGTTATGGATTGTGTTGAAGCCAACATAAAGGCTTATGAAAGTTTTAAAAACGGTATCTTAAACGTTGGAACAGGCAGAGCCAGAAGCTTTAACGAAGTTGTTGACGTTATCAAAAAAACTCTGGGTGTGGACATTGAAACGGAATACTTTGACAATCCCTATGACTTTTATCAGAACTATACGGAAGCTGATTTGACCAATACAAAAGAAATACTTGGCTGGACACCTCAGGTTCAGATAGAAGAAGGCATCCCTGCATACATAGACTGGATTAGAGAAAACGTGAACATCAATAAACTTGATTTTTAG